The sequence TGTGGGCGACAAGAAATTCGCTTATGATATTTGGGGAGACACAGTAAATACCGCTTCAAGAATGGAATCATCGGGTGAGCCGGGTAAAATAAATATTTCGGGCGCAACGTACCAAATCCTTCAAGGTTTTGAAAACCTTGAAGGATTAGAATTCAAGTTACGCGGAAAAATCCCCGCCAAGAACAAAGGCGAAATAGAAATGTATTTTGTGGAGAAGACATGAAAAAACTTTTGCAAATAACTTTTTTTCTTTTCAGCATTTCCGGTTTTTCCCAGCAAAGAAAAGTTGATTCTCTTTTAACCCTCTTACGGAAAGACAAATCCGGCACTACTCAAATTAATCATCTTCTTACACTCTGCGATGAATACCCTTTCATAGGAGAATATGATTCTGCCATTCATTATGGAAATAAAGCCCTCCTTCTTTGCAACGGTCAAAACCTTCAAGGATTAAAAGCCAAAGCCCTCAACGGCATCGGAATTGCCTATTTCTATCAAGGCGACTATCCAAAAACATTGGAATACTATTTTCAGTCGTTGAAAATAAAAGAACAAATTGGAGACAAAAGCGAAATCGCAAAAACTATCGGCAACATCGGTACTGTCTATTGGAGACAAGGCAATTATTCGAAAACATTGGAATACTATTTCAAGGCATTGAAAACATTTGAAGAAGTAGGAAATAAAAATAAAATCACAGTCATTCTCAGCAACATCGGAATTGTCTATAAAGAACAGGGCGACAATCCCAAAGCATTGGAATACTATTTCAAGGCATTGAAAATGGATGAAGAACTTGGTAGAAAAAATGGAATTGCAGCCAATCTCAACAACATCGGAACTGTTTATTATCAGCAAGGCGATAATACAAAAGCGTTGGAATGCTTTTTCAAAGGATTGAAAATGGCGGATGAACTCGGAGACAAACAATCGCAAGCAAACACTTTCGGCAACATCGGTGTTATCTATTCTGCTCAAGCCGATTATCCCAAAGCATTGGAATACTATTTTAAGGCGTTGAAAATAAATGAAGAAATGGGAGATAAAAGTGGAATGACAATAGAACTCGGTAACATCGGCTCGGCTTATACTAAGCAAAAAAAATATGCCCAAGCAGAGCACTATCTGCTGAAGTCGCTTGCCTTAGCCAGGGAAATTGGTTCGCTGGCGGATATTAAGGAAGGGCATCAACTCCTCAGCGAACTCTATTTTGAAAAGGGAGAATATAAAAATGCCTACGAACATCATCAGCAATATTCCAACGCCAAGGACTCACTCCTCAATGAAGAATCCTCCAAGCAGATTGCCGAAATGCAAACCAAATACGAAACGGAGAAGAAAGAACAGCAAATTACTTTATTGAATAAAGACAAAGAACTTCAGGATGCACAACTGAACAGACAGAAGATTGTGATTTGGTCAGTGGTTGGCGGATTGCTGATTGTTGTTTTTCTTTCCATCTTTATTTTCCGTGAAAGAAAGAAATCAGAAAAACTTTTGCTGAACATTCTTCCTGCGGAAACAGCGAGAGAATTAAAGGCGAACGGAAAAGCAAAAGCAAAGCATTACGAAAGCGTAACAGTCATGTTCACCGACTTCAAAGGGTTCACCACCATTGCAGAAAAACTTTCTGCGGAAGAATTAGTAAGTGAATT is a genomic window of Bacteroidota bacterium containing:
- a CDS encoding tetratricopeptide repeat protein; protein product: MKKLLQITFFLFSISGFSQQRKVDSLLTLLRKDKSGTTQINHLLTLCDEYPFIGEYDSAIHYGNKALLLCNGQNLQGLKAKALNGIGIAYFYQGDYPKTLEYYFQSLKIKEQIGDKSEIAKTIGNIGTVYWRQGNYSKTLEYYFKALKTFEEVGNKNKITVILSNIGIVYKEQGDNPKALEYYFKALKMDEELGRKNGIAANLNNIGTVYYQQGDNTKALECFFKGLKMADELGDKQSQANTFGNIGVIYSAQADYPKALEYYFKALKINEEMGDKSGMTIELGNIGSAYTKQKKYAQAEHYLLKSLALAREIGSLADIKEGHQLLSELYFEKGEYKNAYEHHQQYSNAKDSLLNEESSKQIAEMQTKYETEKKEQQITLLNKDKELQDAQLNRQKIVIWSVVGGLLIVVFLSIFIFRERKKSEKLLLNILPAETARELKANGKAKAKHYESVTVMFTDFKGFTTIAEKLSAEELVSELDFLFKKFDEIISRYNIEKIKTIGDAYMCASGLPTPNSNHAEEIVKAGIEIQSWMKEQNNKWSLRMGIHS